In the genome of Ignavibacteria bacterium, the window CCGGTGTTTCGATTGTTTCGTCTCGCGCAGGTCCTTTGATGCGAACCATTGCACCGGCATTGTTGGGTGCATTGTTCAAGGTAACTGTTCCGCTCAATGAACCCGTTGGCAATGGTTCAGATCCAACAAGCCAATCGGCAGCATTTTCGATAAGATGTTTCACGTGCGTGGATTCTTCTTTTACAACGTTGTTGATATTGAACGAAATATACACGACACGTCCGCGAATCGGATTTGGTGTATCGTCCCAAGCAACAATTGAAGCGAGCGTATCTGTACCACTCCATTTATACACAAGAGCCGCATCGGGCATCGGTTGATTTCCATCGCGGTCGTACACGCCAACAAAACTTCCAGGTTCAAGAGTAAATGTTGCAGGGAGCGAATTTGGTGTTGTTGCAAGAGGATGCGATCCGTCCTTCAACATTGGATTGGCTAATGTTGAACCTTCGGTTACAAAGTCGTTGCAATGCAAAACATTGGTCGCAAATGAAACATCAGGAGTTGAACTCATATATTGCCATCCGATATCACCGCCTTCAACGATAACACTCATTCCACGAAGCACGCGTGAAATCATTGCATTGCGCCACATTACCTGGTCAGCAGGAGAACTTGAACGCCCGTGCGACCAAACAAGAATATCGTAGTTGTCCCAGTTGGTAGTATCAACGTTGGGAACTTTCATTGTATCAACAATAAAACCAACTTCGGTTAATGTATTGACAAAAAGTTGCGCAGAACCCTGAGCGCTAATCGTATCGGTGTCAAGTTTGCTGATAATTCTTTTACTATGCGAACGTTTCATTCCTAAATTATCGTCGTCAATAACAAGAGCGAAACCTTTTGTTGCGATAATATAGAACTTGTAATATCCTTCTGCGGGAACATACGTAACGTTTCCACTATTGGAAGCGTCGGTTGCTTTCACGCGATAGAAAATCGAATCGCCAATAGCAACAGAGTTTGTATCAGAATTAAATGTGCCTTCGTATCTGTTGTCATTGGTGTTTGTTAATTCAAATGAAGTGGCGTTGGAAATGTCATTCTTGTACCATTCTACATTAACGTTCTCGATTCCAAGTACATCTTCGACTATTGCTTTTACTGTCGAGGGCCATCGCATCTTAGGTTGGTCGCGAAGTGCGGAATGTTCAACGGTTGGAGCAACGGTATCTGCAATAAATTCAAAAGTGAAACTTCCTGTTGCAGGATATCTTGCAATTAAACCACCGGAGCCGGCATCTTTTGCATAAAGAATATAATGAAAATCGTCGCCGACATTGAGAGTAACGGTATCGGTATAAAATTCACCGACATACATTCCGTATTCACTTGCTTGAAGAACGAAAGCACCGCTTGCGCTATTCACTTCCCATACACACCAAACGGAATCAATGCCGATGTTGTCCATTACTTCCGCTTCAATTTCTTGCGGCCATTCTTCCAAATATTGATTGCCGAGAGCATCGTGCGCAATAACAGGAGGAATGGTATCGGTTGCAGCAGAAAACATAAAATAATCAGTGGGCGCGCCAGCAGGAAGTTTCGATGTTCCGCCAATCGAATCACTTGCTTGAATATAATAACGATAATCTGCCGATTGCCCGTTTCCGGGAATATTTCCTTCAAACATATCACCAGTTGTATGCGTCATTTGCAATGAATCGGAAAAAACTGTTCCGCTCGTCCAAAACAATTTAACACTCGAAGGATTCAACGGAACCCCTGAAGAAGATATACTTGCTTCAACTACATAAGGACCATTCAAATCTTCAGTATTTCCTAATTCTTCGTGTTCAATCGTAGGTCCAAAGATTGCTTTTCCAACATACGCTTGATGATGTCCCGTTCTGTTATCGTTCCAAAAACAGTAGACAATTCCGCCGTTTGCTGTAACTCCATTATAGTCGCCCATATATCCTCCTGCAAGCCCAACGATGGATTTCGGAAGAAATGCATGGTCGCTGATGAGTACATCTTCAAATGTATCTCCTCCGTCAAGCGAACGCGAGAGATAAACTTGTGCAGAATCGTTTGCGGGATAATTTCTACTGTCATAATACATAACGTATAATGCGCCCGTCGAAGGATCGCACGCTGTCCATCCGTGCCATTGGTCTAAATTGGTATTTTCCTGGGAAACTTTTTTCGGAACACTCCATGTATTTCCGCCATCAACGGAGCGAGCGAACACGACATCGGGATTTCCACTCACTTTACTTCCCCAAACAGCATAAACCCATCCTCTTCGAGAACCATTGCTTCTATCAACGGAGAGAGAAGGAAATCCATTTGCACGTACACTGTTTCCTCCTTTGTTTAAAGTACCTCGTGGATCCGCTTGTGCAGAAACGATGTTTATTTGTGAGCCGAAAGTTGCTCCTCCATCTGTAGATTTTTTTAAAGAAATATTGCTTTGTGTTAACCCAGTTGTATAACTTGTGTAAGCAACATATACTTCTCCGTTTGGACCTATTGCCATATTTACACCTTGGTCTAAACCGTAACCTGCAGGCTCAGACATTGCAAGAGGAGCAGAAAATGTTGCGCCTCCATTTGTTGAGCGGGAAAAATTTATTTTACGGGGAGTTAAATCAAATTCCGTATATGCTGTATAAAGATACCCTACATAATTACTTGAAGGATTAACATCGCAAACAAAATGATTTTTATCTTCTCCGGTTGTTGTATTCGGAACCGCTGCAAACGATGACCACGTTGTTCCCATATCGGTGGATTTCGTCGTTACAACATCACCAGCAGATCCGCCGTACAATAACGTATTGAAATACATATTTCCTTGTAAATCAATAGCAACCGCTGGGTCAGAGGTATAAAGGGTAAATTGCGGAAGATGGGGAGGAAGAGTATCGCTTCCACGCCAAGTTGTTCCGCCGTTCGTCGAAATATACCATCCTTGACTTATCCAATCTATACTGGTAATCTCTGCCGCATTGGAGCCGCCAAGCACTATATTGGGATTTGTCGGATGCGTGATTATTGAAAGTTCGCTTTGCGTAGAAACCGA includes:
- a CDS encoding T9SS type A sorting domain-containing protein encodes the protein MFSKSTYYFLFALVLVTISFSFLAAQTRDEKDELMWSRIRKSNTVPTENTTVIPVSVSTEIRKVQTQNGVAVVYPNIPVHPSSVSTQSELSIITHPTNPNIVLGGSNAAEITSIDWISQGWYISTNGGTTWRGSDTLPPHLPQFTLYTSDPAVAIDLQGNMYFNTLLYGGSAGDVVTTKSTDMGTTWSSFAAVPNTTTGEDKNHFVCDVNPSSNYVGYLYTAYTEFDLTPRKINFSRSTNGGATFSAPLAMSEPAGYGLDQGVNMAIGPNGEVYVAYTSYTTGLTQSNISLKKSTDGGATFGSQINIVSAQADPRGTLNKGGNSVRANGFPSLSVDRSNGSRRGWVYAVWGSKVSGNPDVVFARSVDGGNTWSVPKKVSQENTNLDQWHGWTACDPSTGALYVMYYDSRNYPANDSAQVYLSRSLDGGDTFEDVLISDHAFLPKSIVGLAGGYMGDYNGVTANGGIVYCFWNDNRTGHHQAYVGKAIFGPTIEHEELGNTEDLNGPYVVEASISSSGVPLNPSSVKLFWTSGTVFSDSLQMTHTTGDMFEGNIPGNGQSADYRYYIQASDSIGGTSKLPAGAPTDYFMFSAATDTIPPVIAHDALGNQYLEEWPQEIEAEVMDNIGIDSVWCVWEVNSASGAFVLQASEYGMYVGEFYTDTVTLNVGDDFHYILYAKDAGSGGLIARYPATGSFTFEFIADTVAPTVEHSALRDQPKMRWPSTVKAIVEDVLGIENVNVEWYKNDISNATSFELTNTNDNRYEGTFNSDTNSVAIGDSIFYRVKATDASNSGNVTYVPAEGYYKFYIIATKGFALVIDDDNLGMKRSHSKRIISKLDTDTISAQGSAQLFVNTLTEVGFIVDTMKVPNVDTTNWDNYDILVWSHGRSSSPADQVMWRNAMISRVLRGMSVIVEGGDIGWQYMSSTPDVSFATNVLHCNDFVTEGSTLANPMLKDGSHPLATTPNSLPATFTLEPGSFVGVYDRDGNQPMPDAALVYKWSGTDTLASIVAWDDTPNPIRGRVVYISFNINNVVKEESTHVKHLIENAADWLVGSEPLPTGSLSGTVTLNNAPNNAGAMVRIKGPARDETIETPASGEYMFQNLYPGTHKVYVWKQAYYPALDYKVVTVGSDPVLNINFSLTPTAPVSGKVTLQGAPNNSGATVQIVGPGINYEIITPESGNYQFSGLNGGTHKIYAWKTGFYPYKDSLTVYVSTDTLTNNNFLFAPIVPGILFGNVTLTDTNNHSGVTVSVVNQNLSTVTTINGSYIIQNTMPGALNIRFSKEGYRRKDTVATMPNGGFITMNVTLDATSGIVLIIDDDNLNGEERIKEPNGASHDTINTGGSAQLFASTLSELGYTVEVRTVPQVDTSGWDGYDFVIWSHGRSSSPADSVKWRRAMSNLVQNGGKLIIEGGDIGWQYMSSTPDVDFATYAMRCNDFITETSTLANPLKNAFDHPLVSTPNQLPDIFTLDAIAGVYDRDGNLPGEGAIPVYVWQGNLNTSSLVAWEASSNPLDARVVYMSFNINNVVKEESLTVKALIENSAKWLNTGGTVGIETKPVRIPTEFALEQNYPNPFNPTTNIRFALPVESFVTISVYNVVGQKVATVLNGTLGAGYRTVEWNSSATLSSGVYFYRIDAVPTNGAKSFTKINKMVLMK